TTGGGGAAGGCGGGGGAGGGTTTTCTACCAATGACAAGGGAGGGGATGACGTGCTTTGCGTGTTGTTGGCGATTGGAATGGAGGACCAATCGTTTCTTAGGCTCGTTTGCTGCGGTTCGGGGATGAGCGAGGGCTGCTGTTGGAATGCTGACTCGGCGATGTTAGTTCGTGTCGATGGCAGATGTCCACTGGAGATGGTGGTGGCCTGGTTGATGGTTTGTGCCACCGCCTCCACCACGGCTTCGCGAATGGCATGACCATCGTGGAATCTAACTTCTTTTTTCGCCGGATGAACATTGATGTCAAAACTCTCAGGCGCCATTTCCAAGAACAGAAGGGTGACCGGATACTGCCCTTTCATGATGGCGTTGTGATAACCTTCCCTAAGTGCATAAGCGATGGTTGGACTCTCCACCGGACGACCATTAAGAAAGGTGATCTGCATCTGCCGGTTGGGTCGGCTGACGGCGGCTCCGCCGATGTATCCACTCACCTTGATGGAGGGATGAGTGGAGGTCGGAAGCGGAAGCAGTCGGCGTGCGAGGTCGCGTCCGCACAATCCTTCAATTCGTTCCAGGAGATCACTGGTGGGGGGAAGATGAAAAGTGACGGCACCATCTCTGACCAGCGTGAAGGCGACGCTGGGATGGGCGATGGCATGCAGTCGGAACTGCTGTTCAACATGGGCGAACTCGGTCGATTCGGTGCGGAGAAACTTGCGACGGGCAGGAACGTTGTAGAAAAGGGAACGGGCTTCGATAACGGTGCCATGGCTGCCTCCGTAATCGCGGACGTCGGTAAGCCGACCGCCCTGGACCTCGACTTCAGTGCCGGAGATGGCGGAGGCTTCGCGGGTGGCGAGTCGGAAACGCGAGACGCTGGCGATGCTGGGAAGGGCTTCGCCGCGGAAACCAAAAGTGTGAATGGCGCTGAGGTCTTCTTTTGTGCGGATTTTGCTGGTCGCATGACGCTCCAAACTCATCAGCGCATCTTCTCGACTCATGCCGTGTCCATTGTCGACAATTCTGATCAGGGCGGTTCCGCCGCGTTGCACGTGGACTTCGATGTGGGTGGCTCCGGCGTCGAGGCTGTTTTCGAGCAGTTCGCGCACCACGGCGGCGGGGCGCTCCACCACTTCACCGGCGGCGACCTGGCTGGCAAGTGCGTCGGGAAGAATACGAATTCTGCTCATCGTGTTTGATATATTGAAAATGGGTATTACGTAAGTAGCTGAGCGTGTGCATCCGGGAGGCTGATGGCCGAGGTTTTCAGCGAGCGGGTGGATGCGTTGCAGATTGATTCAATTTTCTAGTTTCTTTGTGTCTTGTCATGATTACTGCCACTGCCAATGCCGTCAAACATCTCCGTGGTCTTTTGGAGGACCATTCGACGGTTGACGGTCAGGGTCTGCGCTTGATGGTGAAAAAAGGTGGGTGTGCTGGCATGGAGTATGTTATGAAGCTGGACTCGCCGGTTGAGGGAGACTGTGTTTTTGAACAGGAGGGGGTTAACATCTTGGTG
This is a stretch of genomic DNA from Phragmitibacter flavus. It encodes these proteins:
- the mutL gene encoding DNA mismatch repair endonuclease MutL is translated as MSRIRILPDALASQVAAGEVVERPAAVVRELLENSLDAGATHIEVHVQRGGTALIRIVDNGHGMSREDALMSLERHATSKIRTKEDLSAIHTFGFRGEALPSIASVSRFRLATREASAISGTEVEVQGGRLTDVRDYGGSHGTVIEARSLFYNVPARRKFLRTESTEFAHVEQQFRLHAIAHPSVAFTLVRDGAVTFHLPPTSDLLERIEGLCGRDLARRLLPLPTSTHPSIKVSGYIGGAAVSRPNRQMQITFLNGRPVESPTIAYALREGYHNAIMKGQYPVTLLFLEMAPESFDINVHPAKKEVRFHDGHAIREAVVEAVAQTINQATTISSGHLPSTRTNIAESAFQQQPSLIPEPQQTSLRNDWSSIPIANNTQSTSSPPLSLVENPPPPSPTNDTLSQKPALNQADQFRILGVLHKLYVLMESVEGLVLMDQHAAHERVLYEQLRHAMEHEGVPSQRLLLPLNWEVSPRDYDLLNQHLPTLTKLGIEAGPFGNNAFKIDALPAFLKTDDPLDLLRQVVDELAVNSSRTSTLRLGEDMIATTVCRAAVKANDRLREPELRKLLEDLFACEMPYCCPHGRPTLIQITLPELEKKFGRRAP
- a CDS encoding HesB/IscA family protein, which codes for MITATANAVKHLRGLLEDHSTVDGQGLRLMVKKGGCAGMEYVMKLDSPVEGDCVFEQEGVNILVDADSLTYLNGVNIDYEDSLSDSGFKVNNPNAARSCGCGSSFDPGGL